One Fuerstiella marisgermanici DNA window includes the following coding sequences:
- a CDS encoding thiol-disulfide oxidoreductase DCC family protein translates to MQPETNTTASTAIVFFDGVCGLCNHTVDFLLKRDRRGVLKFAPLQGETAAEILPEEVRKDLNTFVFADHGDLHYRSSAMARILMRLGGIWWPAGALLWLIPSPIRNVAYRIVSRLRYRLFGRKESCRMPTPEERDRFLS, encoded by the coding sequence ATGCAGCCCGAAACCAACACAACCGCAAGCACTGCTATCGTCTTCTTTGACGGCGTTTGCGGCCTGTGCAATCACACCGTCGACTTTCTGCTCAAACGCGATCGGCGAGGCGTGTTGAAGTTTGCACCGCTGCAGGGCGAAACGGCTGCCGAAATTCTGCCGGAAGAAGTGCGGAAAGATCTGAATACGTTCGTCTTCGCGGACCACGGCGACTTGCACTACCGGTCTTCTGCGATGGCACGAATCCTAATGCGCCTCGGGGGCATCTGGTGGCCGGCCGGCGCGTTGCTGTGGCTGATCCCGTCCCCCATCCGCAACGTCGCCTACCGCATTGTGTCCCGACTGCGATACCGGCTGTTCGGCCGCAAAGAGTCCTGCCGGATGCCAACCCCAGAGGAACGCGACCGCTTTCTAAGTTAG
- the mog gene encoding molybdopterin adenylyltransferase, producing MRAAAIGILTVSDRAFRGEYEDRGGPAIRDYLTDVLASEWTGIPVVVSDEQPDIEAALRKLAAEGCGLIITTGGTGPAARDVTPEATEAVCEKMMPGFGELMRKVSLEKVPTAILSRQTAGILGSSLIVNLPGQPKAIAECLDAVFPAIPYCIDLIGGPFLKTNEERLVAFRPKKK from the coding sequence ATGCGTGCTGCCGCTATCGGAATTCTCACCGTATCTGATCGTGCTTTTCGAGGCGAATACGAAGACCGTGGCGGCCCGGCGATCCGTGACTATCTGACGGATGTGCTCGCCAGCGAATGGACGGGGATCCCAGTCGTCGTTAGTGACGAACAGCCCGATATTGAGGCGGCACTTCGCAAGCTGGCGGCCGAAGGGTGCGGTCTGATCATCACCACCGGCGGCACCGGCCCGGCTGCTCGTGACGTCACGCCGGAAGCCACCGAGGCTGTTTGTGAAAAAATGATGCCCGGCTTTGGCGAACTGATGCGAAAGGTTTCGCTGGAAAAAGTGCCCACAGCCATCCTGTCACGACAGACGGCCGGAATCCTCGGCAGCAGCCTCATCGTCAACCTGCCCGGCCAGCCCAAAGCAATTGCTGAATGCCTCGACGCCGTCTTTCCCGCCATCCCTTATTGCATTGACCTCATCGGCGGGCCATTTCTGAAAACCAATGAAGAACGTCTCGTCGCGTTCCGGCCAAAAAAGAAGTAG
- a CDS encoding aldo/keto reductase yields the protein MERRRLGGSGITVTDICMGTMTFGSQCDEKLSFEIMDRAYDEGIDFYDAAEIYPVPPSADTYGVTEEIVGRWLKTKPRESVIVATKVTGPGHGWFVPPVRHGRTALDRFQIMRAVEGSLQRLQTDYIDLYQTHWPDHYARYEDILEAMTVLIKQGKVRVAGSSNETCWGLMKSLWAAEQHRLSRYDTVQNNFSIINRRCESELAQVCRRENIALLPYSPLGGGVLTGKYTDSYPEGARFSLYRSAGERQQNILNRFLNDRTRETVERLKPIAADLGVTLTALAVAWSRQHDFVASTIIGATTVEQLDESLAAKDLILDADTMNRIDEIDQDIPNPLREDGLRRL from the coding sequence ATGGAACGTAGACGACTTGGCGGCAGCGGCATCACGGTGACCGATATCTGCATGGGCACCATGACTTTTGGCTCTCAGTGCGATGAAAAGCTGTCTTTCGAAATTATGGATCGAGCCTACGATGAAGGCATTGACTTCTACGACGCGGCTGAAATCTACCCGGTGCCGCCGTCGGCTGACACGTATGGTGTCACGGAAGAAATCGTGGGCCGCTGGCTGAAAACGAAGCCGCGGGAGTCTGTTATCGTCGCGACCAAGGTCACGGGCCCCGGGCACGGTTGGTTCGTTCCGCCGGTCCGGCATGGTCGCACCGCGCTGGATCGATTCCAGATTATGCGAGCCGTCGAAGGCAGTTTGCAGCGATTGCAAACTGACTATATCGACCTGTATCAGACTCATTGGCCTGACCACTACGCCCGCTATGAAGACATCCTCGAAGCGATGACGGTGCTGATCAAGCAGGGGAAGGTGCGGGTCGCCGGATCCAGTAATGAAACGTGTTGGGGGCTGATGAAAAGTTTGTGGGCCGCCGAACAGCATAGGCTCAGCCGCTACGATACCGTGCAGAACAACTTCAGCATCATCAATCGTCGCTGCGAAAGCGAACTGGCTCAGGTCTGCCGCCGGGAGAATATTGCATTGCTGCCATATTCGCCTTTGGGCGGCGGCGTGCTGACCGGGAAGTACACCGACAGCTATCCGGAAGGAGCAAGATTCAGTCTCTACCGCTCAGCCGGAGAACGGCAGCAGAATATTCTGAACCGGTTTCTTAATGACCGGACGCGAGAAACCGTGGAGCGACTCAAGCCGATCGCGGCTGATTTGGGCGTGACGCTTACGGCGCTGGCGGTCGCGTGGAGTCGTCAGCACGACTTCGTGGCGTCCACGATTATCGGCGCGACGACGGTCGAGCAGCTGGATGAAAGCCTGGCGGCGAAGGATCTGATTTTGGACGCGGACACGATGAACCGCATCGACGAAATCGATCAGGACATCCCCAACCCGCTACGAGAAGACGGCCTGCGTCGGCTGTAA